In Prochlorococcus marinus XMU1404, the sequence AAATTTTTGCAATATTCATTACCCTTACTTTTAAAAAAATCTAATTCAAAATTTATATTAGATATCATAGTCTCTTTGGTTTTACTAGTATTAGTTATTTTTAAATCAATAGTTAATTCGTTTAAACCATCCTTTTTTTTGATTTTGTAATTTATCGGTACCAGATTTAACTTTGATTTAGGAGAGTTCTTAATATATAAGTCAGAAAGTATTAAAAAAATTAAAAGAACTAAGAGGGTATTTATTAATATCATTTTTAGTTAATTAATATTTGTTTTAATCTTTTTTTTCAGAAATTATACTGTTGTATTCATTAAAACTTTCTAAGGAAAATTCAGTATCTTTAATGTTAATTCCTTTTAGTTCGCTTATAACTTTGTTTAATTCATCGATATTAATCATTCCATTTTGATCATATTTAACTTCGCCATCACTATTAAAAATAATGGTTTGTGGTATTAACCCATTCCAATAATTACTCGGTTCATTTGTGAGATCAGACTTTTCTCTATCTTGTAATTCATCTGTAGTTAAAGCAATAATATCTATACTATTTCTCCATATCAAATCTAAACCGGATATTATCGGAGCCATAGCTTTGCTATCAGAACTGTCATCAAGATAAAAAAATAAAACTGAGACTCTATTATTTTTTAATGATTCCTGAAGAGTTGTCTGAGGAGGAACTATTGCTCCATTGCCTGCATATATAGGAAAGATGTTCCCATCGTAACTATTAGTGTCTCTAGAGGCATTCGCTTTATACGGACTTAAGAAGATTAA encodes:
- a CDS encoding thylakoid membrane photosystem I accumulation factor: MKIIQWILITLIFLSPYKANASRDTNSYDGNIFPIYAGNGAIVPPQTTLQESLKNNRVSVLFFYLDDSSDSKAMAPIISGLDLIWRNSIDIIALTTDELQDREKSDLTNEPSNYWNGLIPQTIIFNSDGEVKYDQNGMINIDELNKVISELKGINIKDTEFSLESFNEYNSIISEKKD